The Haematobia irritans isolate KBUSLIRL chromosome 1, ASM5000362v1, whole genome shotgun sequence DNA segment ATAtaatctgtgtgtgtgtgtgtgagtgaacTTATCTGGGATACTTGGATGATTACTAATACGTAATTTCTTCCTCTCATTCCTAAGTTACTTTACTTTGTTTTGCCAtcatctcactctctctctctctgcttTGCTCTTTCATCTCTTTCATCTCTTTTGTTGGCTGTCGTTGGTTGGAGATATTAAGAAACAAATTGACATGCATTGACATTTCAAATGATAACAAAATGCACACACGTAAACACATGAACTTAcaccatacaaacaaacaaacaaacaaaaccacATAATCTTATTGGTACTCGCACAATGTACGGATATCAATATCAATGAGTATTGATATGAAACACACATACCCAAACCCACATACAGCTTAAAGTTTTGCCCTCCCATCTCCCTACATTGTTTGAATGTAGTGATGTTGTGTGGAGtagataaaaacaatattttacaatttgctaACAATGAAGTGAAGAATGGGTATCTCAACAACGTTTAACATTTACTGTTTGGAATGTCAAGAAGGTCCTAAAACATATGGGCAATTCAATATGGGATTGCAGTTAATGAGTTGTCAGTATGACAAATGTAATCAGAGACGATAAAGAGTATAGATGCTATTGTACTAAAGCAATATCGAAAATTAGTATTTCTAAGACCAAAATGTATTGTACCTTCTTGTGAAAACAATgcaaatatttgctttaaaagtgGTTAGAGAAATGTATAGCAGTTTTCTGAAATACTATTTTAATTCATAACTTATTGGAGTTTGGTAGTTCGCGAACAAACTACctaaccaaaactctggcttctgggcccctaaagggtgatacggtcaaaatttggtcaatataaacttgacgtatttccttcaattttgcatttaaaacccCTGAACacgcctcattttgaaggtgtgtgtgtacaatgttgctcctattttgattttggaattcactcttcagttgtcaaaatgccgtccaagcaagaagagcagcgtatcaaaattttgctcgcgcatcgcgaaaatccgagctactcgcacgcaaagctggcaaaatcgctaaaagttacaaatgtaattaaagtgtttggggaacgtttgtcgacagccaggaagtctggatcggggggaaatcgaaaaccggaagccgctgagacgacaaagagagttgccggtagtttcaagcgaaaccctaacctcactctccgagatgccgcaaataagctgggtataTCGTCTAcagccgtgcatcgagccaaaaaacgagccggactatcgacttacaagaaggtagtgactccaaatcgcgatgataaacaaaatacgacggccaaagcgcgatcccggaggctgtacacgacgatgctgacgaagtttgactgcgtggtaatggacgacgaaacctacgtcaaagccgactaaaagcagcttccgggacaggagttttatacggcaaaaggaaggggaaaggtagcagatattttcaaacacacaaaactgtcaaagttcgcaaagaaatatctggtttggcaagccatctgtacctgtggcttgaaaagcagcattttcatagcttccgggactgtcaaccaagaaatttacgtgaaagagtgtttgaataaacgtctgctgcctttcctgaagaaacacggttgttccgtactgttttggccggatttggcatcttgccattacggtaaaaaggccatggagtggtacgccgccaacaacgtgcaggtggttcccacggacaagaaccctcccaacacgccagagctccgcccaattgagaaatactgggctattgtcaagcggaacctaaagaagaccaaaaaaactgctaaggacgagcagcagttcaaggcaaactggctttctgcggcgaagaaggtggacaaggtggctgtacaaaatctgatggcaggtgtcaagcgtgaggcccggcaattcggatttggaaaagcgaaagcgtaactgaatatttttcctgaattttatactaattgaacttgaaaaagaaatttaatttgattttttaaataaacgatttcaccgatttacacgcgttttcccttgaccaaattttgaccgtatcaccctttatgtactaCTTCcgcatcacaaattggggatccaaactacttttttggaagctctttgctTTTGGCTGGGTAGATGCCGACCATATTGTGTAAAGATGCCTGATTAGATTTATCCtggagtggaacacaatgttagtaaaaacaagtatgtaccaaatgtcaagcgGTCGTGCCAcggcacaaaaaaaaacaaaaagcacaAAAGTGCCATCTTTATGAACCCTGGGTCAATTGGACTGAAACTGCGATCTTgactttgataacaaaaatgtgttcacagacagactcagggaccgatcctgagcaatattgccaaaggcaccatgtgtctatctcgtctccttctgcgtgttgcaaacatatgtactaacttataataccctgttccactgtGTGGCACaggttataataaaaattaaacatttgtaCCGATCTTCTTATGGGAGCATGTTTCATTAAATTCACCTAAAATTCTATGTAGTATCAAGTAACTCACCTCGAAgaggtatttattttatttgatacatggtggtgggtatttaagattcgatctGGCCAAACTTGCGGCACCATATACTCGTTTATCCTACTCTCGTCTACTATATGtgaaattcccaaaaaaaaagtttaggaACAgtccaaaattttaccaatattatGCCTACCGTCGCAATTTGGCATTGACCAAAGatcctctccctctctctctctctcgaacTAGACTATAATTATCTTATGTGGGTAAATCTTCTTCTAGTTAACTGTTTTTCAATCTAGCAACTGGAACAGTAAAAACTACTTCTACTAGAATCTGTCTCCACCTTCGTGTACAATAATTATTGGTCATGAAATCTATCATATACCCAAAATAATAGATGCACCCATACCCCCTATAAATAGTCTGTCACAAACATCATCGACATTTCGAAGCAGAGTAGCATGATTCCATATCTTTTTATACATTGCGAATCCAAATCATTGACTTGGAAATAATTTCTCTTCAGTGATAGTATGGAGGAATTCAAAAAGTCCCACATCCATGTACATAGAGAGTCAAATGAAATGGAGAAAAGACAAATGATTGTAGATTTTTACTAAAGATAtaccgagagagagagagagagagagagtgagatagAGAGCGAAAAAGAATGATGGTCATTCAATTGCTATAAGAATTCTATGATTCAGAGATAAGGAAATCTTATTCAATTCAGAGATACGAATtgtaacaacaacagcaacaaacaCATTACCAAAGACTTCGAAATGTACAACAATTTTTGTGGTTTTTGTTAATACatattatttgttgttgttgttattgttatttccTTTGATTTGGTTTTGTGGTCAAAATCTGAAGTCAATGATACTTGAAGATGATGATATTTCCTCCAACTTGAGATTGGTGCAGAACTCATTCCAATGTGTAACTGTGTTATCATTATAGGTCGATATGTCATGGACTTGTGGTTTGATGTTCACATAgattttgtgtgttttgtttttatgacaGCTGTGTATggtcttttgtttttaaatcacAATTTCAAtcccactctctctctctccctctctctccatATATATCACTCTCTTATGCCCTTGCTAGTATTAGTTGTGACAAGGGATTTGTTGTAAAAATGTGTCATTATTTCATATATCCTGATGGAAGGGAAAGATGAAATTACGatgttctttttgtttttatttcaaagacgaaATAATATTGACTGTAGTAATCTggttagaaaatttataaagaatTGGTGTGAATCGGACATTGTGTCATTTAATTtcgaaaagaaattaaatgagCTCAAGAGCATTAATTCTAAtatctcattcacattacacattATCCATTATCAAAATCCAATTTACCCAGATTTCAAATATAATTTGtcttataaaaaagggatttcaaatctacttttaCTAGATTTTGAACCTAGAGTTTATGGgttataagaattttttaaacCATCTATCATAGCATATACTACTTTGTCATTATGTTTAtaatacattgaaatattggtctcaaacCAACTGAAGTGTATATTCTCTGGGTCATGTTGAAATTCTGTGtaagatctatagaaaaaaattgtatttctatacaaaattccccaaatttagaaaattttgtcaaaattttattcctatagaaaatgttgtcaaaattttacttctatggaaaattttgtccaaattttattttaatagaaaattttgtcaaaatttaatttctatagaaaattttgtcaaaattttatttctatagaaaattttgtcaaaattgtatttctatagaaaatgttgtcaatattttatttctaaagcaaattttgtcaaaattttttctatagaaaatttgtcaaaaattttatttctataacaaatttagtCAGAgttctattactatagaaaattttgtcaaaattgtatttctatagaaaattttgtccaaatattatttctatagaaaattttgtcaaaattttatttctatagaaaattttgtcaaaattttatttctatagaaaattttgtcaaaattttattcccatagaaaattttgtcaacattttatttctatagaatattttgtcaaaattttatttctatagaatattttgtcaaaattttatttctatacaaaatttagtcaaaattttatttctataccaaattttgtcaaaattttatttctatagaaaattttgtcaaaattttatttctatagaatattttgtcaaaattttgtcaaaattttatttctataccaaattttgtcaaaattttatttctatagaaaattttgtcaaaattttattttcatagaaaattttgtcaaaattttatttctatagaaaatattgccaaaattttatttccatagaaaatattgtcaaaattttatttccatagaaaattttgtcaaaattttatttccatagaaaatattgtcaaaattttatttctatagaaaattttgtcaaaattttattttcatagaaaattttgtcaaaattttatttctatagaaaatattgtcaaaattttatttccatagaaaattttgtcaaaattttatttccatagaaaattttgtcaaaattttatttcagtagaaaattttgtcaaaattttatttcagtagaaaattttgtcaaaattttgtttctatagaaaatttttcaaaattttatttcagtagaaaatttttcaaaattttatttcagtagaaaattttgtcaaaactttatttctatagaaaattttgccaaaattttatttccatagaaaattttgctaaaattttatttctacagaaaattttgtcaaaattttattttcatagaaaattttgtcaaaagtttattactatagcaaattttgtcaaaattctatttctatagaaaattttgtcaaaattgcatttctatagaaaattttgtcaaaattttattttcatagaaaattttgtcaaaattttatttttatagaaaattttgtcaaacttttattactataacaaattttgtcaaaatttttttacttctatagaaaatgttatcaaaattttatttctatagaaaattttgtcaacatttgatttctatagcaaattttgtcaaaattttcggtttGTTCGCCAAGGATTTAGAAGGTGTCAATGTTAAGCATTTGATCACCAACATTGGCTCCGGCGTCGGTGCTGCTCCCGCTGGTGGTGCTGCCGCTCCTGCTGGTGGCGCTGCTCCCGCCGCTGAGGCCAAGAAGGAAGAAAAGAAGAAGGAAGAGGAACCTGAGGAATCTGACGATGAAATGGGCTTAGTTCTCTTCGATTAAAtggacaatatttttgtttttaacattaTCTAAGAACAACAATgatacttttttattgatttaaattttttatttccatagcaagttttgtcaaaattttatttccatagaaaattttgtcaaaattttatttctaaagggtggttaaattgcaaGGGCCgacgttgaatgtgaaccacacctaagagctaagttttttccgaattttatttgacatttctctaattcagatttactcatttgaaccatagacgtcgtgaatgggcagaatggttccaaaaaatggcaacagtggatgatcaattttcgaagaaaatcatcttcagtgatgaggcacattttcacctcagtggattcgtcaataaacagaattgccgcatttgggcgaatgagaatccaagagtgattgtcgaaaaaccaatgcatccacaaagagtgactgtttggtgcggtttatgaggccggtcaggcagttactgtgaatggtgttcgctatcgtgagatgataacgatctttttatggcccgaattggaagatatggctgTGGACGATatatggtttcagcaggacggtgccacttgccacacagctaacgaaacaatggctcttttgcgcaacaaactcaatggccgtgttatctcacgtaatggcgatgtcaattggccgccaagatcatgtgatttgacaccgttggacttttttctttggggttatttgaaagaaaaggtgtacttcGATAagtaacaattcaagagctaaaggattagataattcggcacattaacggcatagaacctccattctgcctcagcgtcatcgaaaatttggaccatcggatgaaggtgtgccaccgaggtcgcggcgcccatttggccgatattttgttcaatatataattgagtaataacaatatatcataataaaataaaattacaataatttcctaaatagtttgtgttttattcaaaatcaacatcggcccttgaaattttaaccaccctttacaaaaaattttgtcaaaattttatttctataaacaattttgccaaaattttatttctatagaaaattttgtcaaaattttattcctatagaaaattttgtcaatattgtatttttgtttttgatctcagcttaaaaccatgcattgactaaacttcaagtgtagcttaaccaacagaggaaaagtatgcttgtcaaatttatttgggcaaagccctatagattgcaagatggttggatggacgcacgtttcggaattaccacattcctcatcagcatcctctactttcagcaaaactatcaaccaattatcagaataaattcgggtaattcactcaacccaaagtgaactacacttgaaccttccgtaaaaaggtttgatagttggCTAATGTCTAAACAAATTTGCTTGTCAACCTTTTTTCGCAAGGTTCAAGTtttgttcactttgggttgagtgaattacccgaatgtggtaattccgaaacgtgcgtccatccaaccatcttgcagtctatagggctttgcccaaataaatttgacctctgttggttaagctacacttgtagtttagtcaatgcatggttttaagctgagatcaaaaacaacaataatgattgaagagaaaccaacaataacaaacaaaacaaaatttgatttctataaaaaattatgtcaacattttctttctatagcaaattttgtcaaaattttatttctatagaaaattttgtcaaaattttatttctatagaaaattttgtcaaagttttatttctatagaaaattttgtcaaaattttatttctatagaaaattttgtcaacattttatttctatagaaaattttgtcaacattttatttctgtagaaaattttgtcaaaattttatttctatagaaaattttgtcaacattttatttctatagaaaattttgtcaacattttgtttatgtagaaaattttgtcaaaatcttatttctatagaaaatgttgtcagagctctatttctataaaaattttttcaaaattgtatttctatagaaaattttgtcaaaacttttatttctatagacaattttgtcaaaattttatttccatagaaaattttgtcaaaattttatttccataaaaaattatgtccaaattttatttctatagaaaattttgtcaaaattttatttctatagaaaattttgtcaaaattttatttccatagaaaattttgtcaaaattttatttccatagaaaattttgtcaaaattctatttttatagaaaattttgtcaaaattttatttctacagaaaattttctcaaaattttatttctctagaaaattttgtcaaaattttatttctatagaaaattttgtcaacatttgatttctatagcaaattttgttcaaattttcggTTTGTTCGCCAAGGCTTTGGATGGTGTCAATGTTAAGGATTTGATCACCAATCGGTGCTGCTCCCGCTGGTGGTGCTGCCGCTCCTGCTGGTGGCGCTGCTCCCGCCGCTGAGGCCAAGAAGGAAGAAAAGAAGAAGGGAGATGAACCTGAGGAATCTGACGATGATATGGGCTTCGCTCTCTTCGATTAAAtggacaatatttttgtttttaacattatctaaaaacaacaatgatacttttttattgatttaatttttttatttctataaacaattttgccaaaattttatttctatagaaaattgtgtcaaaaagttatttccatagaaaattttgtcaacattttatatctacagaaaattttgtcaaaaatttatttctataaacaatgttgccaaaattttatttctatagaaaattttgccaaaaatttatttctacagaaaattttgtcaaaattgtatttctatagaaaattttgtcaacattttatttctatagaaaattttgtcaaagttttatttctatagaaaattttgctttgcccaaataaatttaagtatgcttgttaaatttatttgggcaaagccctatagactgcaagatggttggatggacgcacgtttcggaattaccacattcctcatcagcatcctctactttcagcaaaactatcaaccaattatcagaataaattcgggtaattcactcaacccgaaGTGAACTAGACTTGaagcttccgaaaaaaggtttgatagtcggctactgcctaaacaaatttgcttgTCAATCTTTTTTCGGAAGTTTCAAGTtttgttcactttgggttgagtttattacccgaatttattctcccatataagaggttaattttaatgtgaaaaTATAGCAAACATCTGACGAAAGTTGTGCACTTTTGAGAGGTTTTCAGATTTAAGAGGTTTTACTGTGGATGTATTTTGAGTATGGAGATCTCAATtgtcaaattttccaatagttttttttttattagtttccttaattttgtaatattttttactttatttcctTACCATATACTCTGGTGTGTTATTGACCTTAACACTTCTTCTGGGCAAttggaaattaataaaaaccaaGCCCTCCCCCGATTCCCACCCAATGTGATTATGCAAAACCAAAAACTTTCATATCTCGTCTGCTTAAACATCTAGAACTTTTCCCGAAAACAAATCTTAAGTTTCCCCCAGCAAATAATCTACCTAAAGACAAGTTTACAAGTTTTATGTGACAATTTTGCCGTTCCAATCTCATTGaactccaattaaaa contains these protein-coding regions:
- the LOC142222226 gene encoding large ribosomal subunit protein P1-like; translation: MILEDDDISSNLRLVDMSWTCANFVKIFGLFAKDLEGVNVKHLITNIGSGVGAAPAGGAAAPAGGAAPAAEAKKEEKKKEEEPEESDDEMGLVLFD